AACCGCCTTCAAATTTGTTGTAGATCCGCTCCTAAAACTCGTCAGTGATGAATATAAATCCATCGGATAGGCCCCGAACAAATACCGATAAGCACTCGTAATGTGGAGTCATCATCTCTTCCGGTGTCTTAGGGTCGTCCAGATTCCTTTCATCATCATATAATGTGGAAGGGCCGGGATAGATAAGTCCAGACTTATGAATCAAATCGTCAATGATTTCTAGAATAACATTATCAGGCACTACCGGAGCACTCAGTCTCCCCGTCTTCTGTTGTTTTATCGGGATTTCTTTCTCTGGCATGTCAGGCTTTCTTTTAGCACCCTTTTTGATCATTTGTGACGGTGTAACGAAGGGAGACATCCTTGCCCGTGCAACCCGACGGTCCCTTTTGCTTCTCCTCACATAAACCGGTGAAGCAACCTTCACATTATCAAACATATCTTTCTTGGTTGTCTGAACTTCAACATCTGACACATATCCACCAATGAAACCACCATCATCCTGTCACAGAAACACACAGCAGTTAGTCATCAGAAAGTAAGATATATAGTCGACCTTGACAAGGGTCGACTATAGTATAAATTTAATATAGTCGACCTATGTAATGGTCGACTACAATGTAAACATGGTGATAGTCGATCCAATGAAGGGTCGACTACTCATCTGCACACTGGACAGTTTATATAACTTACCAActtgcataaatgaattatataataAGAAATTACCTGCTCTTGTTGACGGATATGTTGTTGTAGGTTTTGTATCATAGAATGGAGTTTTAAAATCATTGTCTTGTGGTGGTCTCTAGAAACATATAAACTCTGCACTATCTTTAGTGTCTCACGTGTAACACGGATGCCAGCCTCAACCCGATCACTCATCTCCTTAATCTCCTTGGCATGTTTGTTTTCCTGGTCATCTAATCTCTTTGTCAAATTCTTAATCATATCCGTCAACTCCTTCTTCGTCTCGTCATCAAATTTCTTCGGATCATCAACTTTCTTCACCGGTACTTTAGCATCGGGGTTCTTGAAATAGTTTACACTAGCAACCCACCACTCACACTTAACCTCTGTCTCGGTGGGCCTCAAACGATTGAGAGGTCGTTCTTCGTCCGGGATATCATCCTGTCATacacatattcatatacatatacatatacatatacatatacctatacatatacatatacatatacatatacatatacatatacatatacatatacatatacatatacagttacagttacatatacatatatagatacatatacagttacatatacaaatacatatacatatacagttacatatacacatacatatacagttacatatacatatagatatacacatacatataaacatAACACATACATAAATATTTTGGTATAATTATACTCACCGGGAGTTGCATCAACTCAACGTACTAATTCCAGCCCATGACTTTCTTCTTCCGTTTCTAGTGGATTCCACGAGGTATGCCTTCACTTTCCGGCTTGAAAGCATATGCTTCTATTCGGTGTTTGTATGCCTCCCATATCCACATCTACAAACAAAAACCAAATTTGGTTAAATATGAAACATGTTAATTGCTTAAAATTTATAAGTACGGATTACTACCTTAAACGCCCAAGTGAAGCCGCTCAAATGGTATGTCATTACCCCCTTCCGGGTTTTATCTGCTACCCTCTCTTTATAAGGTACTAACACGTGATGCAAACTATTGTAAAGTTTGGTCCATAAGAAAGAACCCCACAGATACTTGTTCATCAACTCAAAGTCCTCTAATAAAAGAAGCATGTCATCGTTTACGCTATCCCGCAACTGCTTCCCACGGAAGCATAAGTTGATTATCAACGCAATGGCGACTATGACCTTATCCTTGTCAGTTCCTTTCAACTCATCTTTAAAAAAGGCGTCGTGAAACTCCGAAAGATGACGTTGACCACTATGTCGTTTAATAAAAACACGAGATGAAACCGAGTGGTCAAAATCCGACCTCTCTTGACCTATCCAATCTATAAAAGATGTAACTGGACCAAACCTCATCCCGGTAACCAAGCAAAACTCACGTCTACCACACCTAATGACATGGTCTCGGGTAACTCGAAACCATAGCTCTTCTGGCTCCTCACATATTTCGCGTCCGTTGATTACAAACTTTTTCGGACGGTCAGTCTGATTCattaataagcaatgtatgtatccCGGATCATTGTCATCACACTTTATATCTAACCAATGACCGAAACACGTCTCTCTAAAAATCTTTGTCTGAGCCGGAGTGAGTTTGTTCTTAATCTCCCTTATAAGAGACATCTTACTTCGAATGGTGACCTTGGCCTCGAACCAAACCTGTAATCAgacaatgataatgtcattatacataaatgttaatatacatacacatacatacaggtACATACAATTGAAAAGCAAATACACTATAGTCGACCTTCTTTCTGGTCGACTACAGTTTTATTCAACTATAGGCGACCCAAAATGGGGTCGACTATAGTGTATGTTTTTGGCAGTCGACCCTTTGAATGGTCGAGTATGCAAGTGATCTTCTGACCTAAGGCATCCCCATAaccatatacagatatatacactttagcaaaaacaatgggagaattgtatatctatagttacatatacatatacatatacatatacatatacatatacatatacatatacatatacatatacatatacatatacatatacatatacatatacatatacaattacagATACCTATCATATACTGACATGTACACACATACAAATACATCCATACACACATAGATATAAATACAGGGAcccatacatagatatacatatatacacatatatacacatacagataAACTAACATATACATACAACAACGAAATAGGTTTTACCTCAATATCTGTCATCTTTGAAGGGAACTCTTGATTGAATCTAGGGACGAAATAGATACACTGACGATGGAATTAGGGTTTATCTACAAACTATTGAAGTGATCTCTTGATTGAATCTGCAATGAATGAGGGTTGATGAATCAGGGTTCGTAACTAGGGCTTGTGGAGCGAATTTTTGTTAGAGTTGAAATTTGAATTTTGTTATCCCAACTCGCTATTTCAGTGTCTTTTTGTATACTCGACCATCATTAAGGTCGCCCGTGTTTTTTGGGGTCGAATATAGTGGTCGACCGATAGCCAACAGAAATCGACCTTGCCAGTTATAAACGGTGGTCGACTACATTTAAATTTAGTGTGGTCGACCGGGTATAGAGGTAGTCGACCCAACGGGTGGTCGACTtaatggtgtaaatagacaattttttttcaaaaagtgtattttggaataaaactttttaaaaaagtgtatttgggCGAATTTCCCAATATTCGCCAACACATTTAAGTCCATAATGGTTTGAAAGACTCGCCCTCTAAGATCATATGAATAGGAAGTAAGTATTGCTTATGTATTGTAACGTTAATCATTAGGTCAATATTTTCTAACGCAGTGTACATGTTTATATTCACAGAACAAGCAAGTTGCATCTACCATTCACAAGAAAAACCTCAAAAATCTAGATAGATGTGGACAATTTTTTAGTATGAAGACGCTAGAGGAAGCAACCCAAAACTTCAGTGAAAATACTCTGATAAAACATTGTAATGATGTCTACATAGGAGAACTCCCTGATAGCCACCAGATAATTGCCATCCGAAAATGTCGTGAATGGAAGGAGATTGATATATGTGACATATTCCAGCATGACAACATTATCCGTTGTATTGGTTACACTTTTACAAATTCTGATAAGTTTATAGTTTCTGAGTACGCCGTTAATGGAGCACTTGATGAGTATCTAAAAGACGAGAGTAAAAGGTGTCGCTTAACATGGGAACAACGCCTCAAAATTTGCATAGGGGCCGCGAGAGGACTCAAGTACCTTCACTTGGGAATTGGAGATAACATGAAGCTAATACATGGAAAGTTCAATAGTGGAAAAATACTACTAGACGAGAATCTAGAACCTAAAATTCATAATTTTCGTAATTCAGTTTTTGTCCACAAAAATGCCCCCCCAGGCAAATATGCTCGTTTGGAACTACATAACCTTGGTTATATGGATCCACTTCTCACAGAAACCATGATCCTCAAGTTAGAAACAGACGTATACGCGTTTGGTGTAGTACTTTTTGAAATATTAAGTGGATTACCgccttatcatccacagactgatccACAGTATTGCACTAGGGACGGGGAGCCACACCATCTGATGAGTATGGTTCGACAATACCATGATTCGTTGATTGATCCCTATATAAGAGATCAAATTGATGTTCGTTGTTTAGATACATTTAAGGAAATTGCATATAAATGTGTCAGCTACAATGCAAAGGACCGCCCTTCAATCAGCAAGGTCGTCAAGAGGCTTAAGGAGGCGTTGTATATACAAGTAAGTCGTTACCGTATAATAATTAtttcgaaaaatatatatatatatatatatatatatatatatatatatatatatatatatatatatatatatatatatatatatatatatatatatatattggttacttccctcttgatcctaccactatatatatatatatatatatatatatatatatatgattcttaaaaGGATTATGTTGTGTACGTATTCACAGAACCATGGAGGTTTTATTAGTACCATTACGCAAAAAAACAACAAGGTGCTCGATGATTTCAAAATTCCACTTGATGAAATCAACTTGGCCATTGGAGTAAAAGATAAAGGTACTTTTACTGGAGAGGGTGGATACGGTGTGGTTTACCGAGGAACACTCTCTGAACGCTGGCAAAACCGCAAAGTTGCCATCAAATTCTTAAAACCCAAAGATGGCGTACAACAGATGGAGCTCAATTTTCGCAGTGAGCTTGAGATGATTTTCAATTTCAGTCATCAAAACATCATCTCTTTCATTGGTTACTGTGACGAAGGAGCTGGGAGAATTATAGTTTATGATCTTGCTGCAAACGGTAGCCTAGATGATTATCTCTGGAAAGAGGATAATAGACGTAGCTTGACATGGGCACAACGCCTAAATATTTGCTTAGGGGCAGCAAGAGGACTTGACTACCTCCACTCTGGTCTTGGGGAAGAAAAGAAAGTAATCCACAGAGACGTCAAGAGCGGAAACATATTATTGGACGAAAATCTTGAAGCCAAAATATGTGATTTTGGATTGTCAAAATCAGACTCTACTGTAGGTCAGCTATATACTCATGAATATACACCCGCTGTAGGTACCGACTTTTATATTGATCCGGTTTACAATGAAGGAGGTGTCCTACGAAAAGAGTCAGATGTATATTCGTTTGGCGTTGTAATGTTTGAATTGTTAAGTGGGATGCTGGCTTATGATATTAGAAGCTTTGAAGATGGTAAACCTGCACAACCACTATTGAATCAGGTCCGGCGTTACTATGAACAAAGACCAGAACTGTTGATCGATCCGTTTATCGAAAAAGAGATTAACACCCCATCCTTTAATGCATTCAAGAATATTGCAATTCAATGCATTAGTTTCAACTCGAAGGAACGCCCTACTATGGAATTGATCGCTGATGTGCTTGACGAAGCATTAGATTTGCAGGTAAGTATTTGTCTTTAACTATTTACAAGAAAGTTGCATATACTTTCATAAGTATTCATGAAAACTACATGTATTATTAGTGGCTAATTTAGGATGGAAATCTAAAGCGGTCCTAAAACTATTTTCCAAAACAAATTTATATATGAAGGGTAAGGCATAAAACTATGAATTTTACAATTATATGAAGTTCTATAGTTAAATTTAGcggtgacatatatatatatatatatacaattaacaaaaattgtaattttttcttCTAAGCTAATCACACCACTAATCCCTATTATACTTCCTaatctttatttttgtttttatttttatctaCGCTAAAAAGCTAAAGGGAAACATGTTTGGCCAACTTAGCCCTTACCTACGGGAGAAAACAAAAAACTCATTTAATTTTAGAAAtgacatcgggtcgggtttgggccGGGTTTAGGTAATTTCAGACCCGAACCCAGTTAGGAAACCCTGTCCCAAACCCGGTACCATACTCGTCGGATCCCCATTTACTTACTAACCGGCGGGTAtcgggtttccccacgggtaaacgggGATTCCCATTTACTTACTAGCTCTAGGGTTATCGGGTTTTTTTGTAGGTATCGAATATCCTCGTTGTTAGATATTATCAAACACCATTCacttatttcaatttatatttcaacaaTGCTACTAAATTTAGTACTAACTCTagctaaataaatatatatactacctccgtcccaaatctattatctccagacaaaaaacacacagtttaagaaaaaaatCCTGACACGTGTACTTTTTTGTTAACTTTTCAATTTTACTCTTTACTTTTTAACCATCTTTTTGTCTTACATGTATAAAGTATGAGCACAAAATAGATTTATCACATTATTTTTTTCCATTAaaagaagtggacaattaatttgagacatccaTAAAAAGAATACCGGACAATAGATATGGGACGAAGGGAGTATAACTATCGAACAATAATACAATATCAAATTTTAGCTTGTATTATTATTCTTAAATTTTATAATTGTTATAAAAGAAACTGAAATCTCCTTCGGGTCGGGTATACGGATATATGAgtcgggtatacgggtcgggtatGCGAGTTGTATCTAAACCCATCCACATACTCGAACCCGGAAAAAAATTAAAATCAACCTCATACCCGGCCCAAGACCCGAATACTCAGACCCGAACCCGACCCAAAAGGGTTGAGTTTCGAGTTTACCCATCAGTTATACGTCTTTTTGCCATCCCAAGTTAACTCGTTTAATGTTTCTTTTTACCGAGGGACAAACTCTTGATCAACAAAAAAACATTAAGGTCCTAAACTGTAAATATGTACTATTTAACTACTATTATCTCTCAAAGTCTCTCAATTTCTTTCTACTTTTCAATCCATCAAATTGTCTTTTTTCATTTTTTTACTACAAAGCCTTCATCATATTTTCATTGTTATTTTTTGAACTACTTATTGTCTTTCTTATTTTTCATTTAATAAAAGGTTAGTACAAATCGTCAATGTGTGTTTTGTATTTGTAAACTACTGAAACAATAATTAAAATATCGAGCCAAACTATTTCCCGCACCAACATGGAGCATCACCATTCGTAGTAGTAATaatatggaattaggagagtatatagctagtgctcccctcacaccgcttatcaagcccggcggtggtattcgtcctatagctgtgggtactgtttggcgacgtcttgtttcgaaggttggcgctgctatggttggccagtctttgggaagttacttcgatggtcttcaatttggtgttggtgtttcttcaggtggtgaggctattcttcatgctgtgaatcggttgattgaggatcgtggctctgatgttagCCTCTCTATGTTATtggttgattttcaaaatgcattcAATCTTGTTGATCGTACGTTCATGTTACATGAAGTttgccgcctttgtccgagcatttctcagtgggttgaattttgctactctaatccagcaagattgtattatgggaaccacaccttatAGTCTTCTcggggggtgcaacagggtgatccccttggtccgctgctttttgctttggtcttacaacccttggtttctaaaatcagagataattttgaggtttgtcttcaggcgtggtatttggatgatggcactattattggggacactttggtggtggggaaggttttgcatttgattatgggggatgggcctcgttttgggcttcatctcaacgttgaaaaaacagaaattttctgacctacggaggaccctcgcagcaggcaagtatgtgtctttcctcctaatattgctcgacctttaaatggtgttaagtttcttggggcccccgcaagttccgatcttggttttagtagtgaactggtgatgcaaagggtgaccaagtccattgcgcttatggataaggttgctaagcttgatgatcctcagtgtgagttgttgttgcttagggcatgtacgggagtttctaaactctactttaccttgcgtacttgtcctcctagtatatttgaggcggctcaacgcgctttcgatggagcccttcgatcttccttggagcgtattgttactgcttcagggcctgggtttggtgattggcagtggcggcttgccaccttgccatttgcatttggagggcttggtgtttattctgcgggagatgttcgtcattatgcttttctggcttctcgattacagtctgctggattgcagaccaagctcatacgtcatgcgggtattgttggtcttggtcgtgcttttgaagatgcattaggtctgtttaataaaacggttgggtttgatattttgggtaatcagagtgaggtcgctgcccccatactcatgaagaaattggcagatgtttatttcacaaaggttaccgcttctgcagaatccactttttcattatctccccgacaatcggccttatggagatcgcagcagggtgatcacacctctgcttggctaagggcagtccctattttggggttgggtcagacgatgaacgcaaagacttaccgatgtgtgttgtgctaccggttgggtgttccattgttctctatctcgacggcatgctctgcctgttcaagggtttttactggggatattttcggggatcacgcggtgtcttgtgctggtatggtgggtattaagcatcgacataatattgttcgggattcccttgttgatgtttgttatcgatctgggatttcagcgagaaaggaggttgacgttgggttgtctggagggaacgacagagccctcagacctgcagatgtgttactttattcctgggattgtggtcgcgatgtttgtgttgacttgacagggtcttctcctttgacacagtctgggctttctgactttgtccctggacgtgctgtggttgatgcggctcgtcggaagcaggtcaagtacgaatctagctgtcaggcgattggttatggtttcattcctttctcattttcttcccttggggaattagaaaaggatgatgtttctttgctaaagcgggttcagaagagttcaatggcgcaagatattggtgccggtgctgctgctcatatttttactaggataggttttgctattgctagaggtgtgggggcccagattgtctctaggcttcccactaattttttgtaagttttaatacttttaagtttattattattataataataataataataataataataatggtggtggtggtggtggtggtggtggtggtggtggtggtggcggcggtGGCGGCGCGGCGTACTAATACTCTCTCTTTGTTATgatattacggagtatttatta
This genomic stretch from Rutidosis leptorrhynchoides isolate AG116_Rl617_1_P2 chromosome 11, CSIRO_AGI_Rlap_v1, whole genome shotgun sequence harbors:
- the LOC139874980 gene encoding probable receptor-like protein kinase At5g59700, producing the protein MKTLEEATQNFSENTLIKHCNDVYIGELPDSHQIIAIRKCREWKEIDICDIFQHDNIIRCIGYTFTNSDKFIVSEYAVNGALDEYLKDESKRCRLTWEQRLKICIGAARGLKYLHLGIGDNMKLIHGKFNSGKILLDENLEPKIHNFRNSVFVHKNAPPGKYARLELHNLGYMDPLLTETMILKLETDVYAFGVVLFEILSGLPPYHPQTDPQYCTRDGEPHHLMSMVRQYHDSLIDPYIRDQIDVRCLDTFKEIAYKCVSYNAKDRPSISKVVKRLKEALYIQNHGGFISTITQKNNKVLDDFKIPLDEINLAIGVKDKGTFTGEGGYGVVYRGTLSERWQNRKVAIKFLKPKDGVQQMELNFRSELEMIFNFSHQNIISFIGYCDEGAGRIIVYDLAANGSLDDYLWKEDNRRSLTWAQRLNICLGAARGLDYLHSGLGEEKKVIHRDVKSGNILLDENLEAKICDFGLSKSDSTVGQLYTHEYTPAVGTDFYIDPVYNEGGVLRKESDVYSFGVVMFELLSGMLAYDIRSFEDGKPAQPLLNQVRRYYEQRPELLIDPFIEKEINTPSFNAFKNIAIQCISFNSKERPTMELIADVLDEALDLQMELNFRTDLEMIFNFNHQNMISFMGYCDDRNEKIIVYDLAANGSLDNYLEKEDNRRSLTWAKRLKICLGAA
- the LOC139874979 gene encoding uncharacterized protein; this encodes MQLPDDIPDEERPLNRLRPTETEVKCEWWVASVNYFKNPDAKVPVKKVDDPKKFDDETKKELTDMIKNLTKRLDDQENKHAKEIKEMSDRVEAGIRVTRETLKIVQSLYVSRDHHKTMILKLHSMIQNLQQHIRQQEQDDGGFIGGYVSDVEVQTTKKDMFDNVKVASPVYVRRSKRDRRVARARMSPFVTPSQMIKKGAKRKPDMPEKEIPIKQQKTGRLSAPVVPDNVILEIIDDLIHKSGLIYPGPSTLYDDERNLDDPKTPEEMMTPHYECLSVFVRGLSDGFIFITDEF